In Desulfuromonadaceae bacterium, the genomic window AGAGTTGCAGCGCATTGAACACCCCTCCCCACCAGAGCGTCGGAAATTCGATCACCCGACCGACTGACCAAAGGCTGAAGATGACACAACTCCACAACAGATGACTGGAAATCAGCAGAAAGATCAAGCGGCGGTTTGCTTTGCTAAAAGCCGCATAAGTGGTCAGAAGGGATGGTGCCATGGGGAAGATTATGCCTTGGACAGGGTTAAAGGTAAACGTCAAACTCCCGCTGTGACGCCGCGAGCGACGGTGCAGTGACGGCTGAACAGTTTCAGGGACGGGTCGCCGTAAAAATCGCTCTCACCGGTGCCGGGTACCCTTCGATCGTTTTTGATGAATCGTGCGGATCGAGGAAGTCGGCGAGCGACTCGAAAGTCATCCACGCCGTCGGGCGCTGCTCTGCGGTGCTGGTGCGGTTGGTATCGACACAGACAATATCGGTAAAGCCGCAACGACGCAACCATAAGGTCAGTGCCGCGATCGACGGCAGGAACCAGACATTGCGCATCTTGGCGTAGCGCCCTTCCGGCATAAAAAACGTTTCCTGCTCCGTTTCAACAATCAACGTCTCCAGAATCAGCTCGCCGCCGGGGCGTAAACACCCCTTCAGCTCCAGCAGGTGATCAAGGGGGGAACGACGATGATAGAGCACCCCCATCGAAAAGACGCTGTCAAAGCAAGCCATTTCGGGCGGCAGATCTTCAATACCGATCGGCAGGAGATGATGCCGAGGATCGTTCAGGTAGCGTTGCATCACCTGAAACTGCAACACCGACACCAGCGTCGGATCGATGCCGAGAACCAGCTCGGCCCCCTCCCCGCGCATTCGCCAGCCGTGATAACTGTTGCCGCAACCGATATCGAGCACGGTGCGTCCCCCCAGCGACTGAATGTGCGGCACCACCCGCTCCCATTTCCAGTCAGAACGCCATTCGGTATCGATCTGCACACCAAACAGCGTATAGGGCCCCTTGCGCCAGGGGTGAAAAGCCATCAGCTGCGCCGTCAACGCCTCCTGGCTGACACTTCCGAGATCTTCCGCCCGACCGATGACGACCTGCTCCCGAATCTCGACCTGAGACGGCGTAAGCGTCGGCAATTGCCGCAACGCCTCGTGCCAGGCGGCCATCTTGCCGTGACCATTGATCGCGAGGATAACCGGGAGGGTCTGTTGCAGATGCCGCGCCCAGGAGTGCAACCCCAGTGCATCGAGCTGCGGAAAGAGTGCTGCATAAGGGTTCATTTGACCGCGACCAGCGAGGCGAAGTTGCAGCATTGAAACCAGACCGTACTGAACGTGAAGCCTGCCGTCTGTAGGCGTTGTTGATGACAAGCCAATGTCTCCGGAATCATCACCTTCTCCAGTGCCGTACGTTTCTGACTGATTTCGAGATCGCTGTAGCCGTTGGCGCGTTTGAAATCGAGATGAAGCTGGTCATGAAACTGCTGTTTGACCGGCTCGGTAAAGGCGATCTTCTCCGACAAGATCAGGATTCCGCCAGGTTTTACCCCCTGACAGATGCGTTCCAGCAACCGCTGTCGCTCGGCCGGGGGGATGAACTGCAAGGTAAAATTCAGTACCACGACAGAAGCATTTTTAATGACAATATCGCGCAGATCAGCACAGATCATGGTGACCGGAACGATCGATTCCTGGTCACGGGACAGCAACTCCCGCCCCCGCTCGACCATCGCCGGAGAATTATCGACAGCAACAATGTCGCAGTCCGGCTGAGAAATCCGTTGGCGCATCGCCAGACTGACCGCTCCCAGCGAGCAGCCGAGATCGTAGCAGTGACTGCCGGGCTGAGCATATCTGGCCGCCATGATGCCGATAGTGGAAATCATCATTGCGTAACCGGGAACCGAACGCTGAATCATGTCCGGAAAAACCGCGGCGACTCGTTCATCAAAAGTAAAATCGATAACCTCATTGAGCGGCGCAGCATAAATAACGTCTAACTTTTTAGTCACAATCGGTTCGTCCTTTTTTTCATAGCCATGTCATGCTCCGGAATCCGCGACCTCGATGTTGGCAACATTCGCAACTACATGCACGCTGCGCTGCGGGAAGGGGATGCTCAAGCCTGCCGCTTCGATCTCCTCTTTGACGCGTTTGTTTAAATCCCAGCGCGTCTGCCAGTAATCGTCAATCGTCGTCCATCCCCGCAGCTGAAGATTTACAGCGCTATCCCCCATGGAGGCGACCATGGTCTGCGGCACCGGGGTCTGAAGAAAGCGTTGCTCGGAGCTGATAATTTTTTTAAGAACATCCAGCCCGGCGTCAATCGGGTCGCTATAAGCAATCCCGATGACAATATCGAGTCGTCGTTTGCCATTACGGGTGAAATTCGTAATATTGTTTCCCCAGATTACACTGTTCGGGGCAGAAACATACAGGCCGTCAAAGGTTTCGAGGATAGTGGTAAACAGATTGACTTCGCGCACTGTTCCGGTAACCGAGCCAAACTCGACAAAATTCCCTGCCCTGAAGGGACGCAGAAACAACAACATAATACCGGCGGCGATATTACTTAAGGTATCCTTCAGGGCAAAACCGATGGCCAGACCGGCGGCCCCGAGCAGAGCAATAATACTGGTCGTGTTGACCCCGAAAATATCGAGGATAAAAACTCCACCGATGGTGTAAACCGCATAGGTAGCCGTTGTGCAAAGGATCGGAACCAACGTTGTATCCAGCTTCTCAAGCCGGTCGTGAAGCCTCTGAATTGCCCGCCGCACCCCTTTGGCCACAACTACGCTGACGATCAGGATGACGATACCCAATACTGCCTTGTAGCCGATGCTGACCAAGGTTGCTGAATGATTAGCCCAAAAACTGCTCAGTAATTCCGCCATAGACACTCCTCTCGTGGTTACTTTTGTCTGCTACAGTTTTCACACATGACTACAGAAAACTCTAACAATTTCACCCTTTCGGGGGAATTTTACCGCAGAAGAGCTACTCCTCAAAGGCGGCAGGTTCAATCGCATCAGCGA contains:
- the cmoA gene encoding carboxy-S-adenosyl-L-methionine synthase CmoA, with product MTKKLDVIYAAPLNEVIDFTFDERVAAVFPDMIQRSVPGYAMMISTIGIMAARYAQPGSHCYDLGCSLGAVSLAMRQRISQPDCDIVAVDNSPAMVERGRELLSRDQESIVPVTMICADLRDIVIKNASVVVLNFTLQFIPPAERQRLLERICQGVKPGGILILSEKIAFTEPVKQQFHDQLHLDFKRANGYSDLEISQKRTALEKVMIPETLACHQQRLQTAGFTFSTVWFQCCNFASLVAVK
- the cmoB gene encoding tRNA 5-methoxyuridine(34)/uridine 5-oxyacetic acid(34) synthase CmoB; amino-acid sequence: MNPYAALFPQLDALGLHSWARHLQQTLPVILAINGHGKMAAWHEALRQLPTLTPSQVEIREQVVIGRAEDLGSVSQEALTAQLMAFHPWRKGPYTLFGVQIDTEWRSDWKWERVVPHIQSLGGRTVLDIGCGNSYHGWRMRGEGAELVLGIDPTLVSVLQFQVMQRYLNDPRHHLLPIGIEDLPPEMACFDSVFSMGVLYHRRSPLDHLLELKGCLRPGGELILETLIVETEQETFFMPEGRYAKMRNVWFLPSIAALTLWLRRCGFTDIVCVDTNRTSTAEQRPTAWMTFESLADFLDPHDSSKTIEGYPAPVRAIFTATRP
- a CDS encoding mechanosensitive ion channel family protein is translated as MAELLSSFWANHSATLVSIGYKAVLGIVILIVSVVVAKGVRRAIQRLHDRLEKLDTTLVPILCTTATYAVYTIGGVFILDIFGVNTTSIIALLGAAGLAIGFALKDTLSNIAAGIMLLFLRPFRAGNFVEFGSVTGTVREVNLFTTILETFDGLYVSAPNSVIWGNNITNFTRNGKRRLDIVIGIAYSDPIDAGLDVLKKIISSEQRFLQTPVPQTMVASMGDSAVNLQLRGWTTIDDYWQTRWDLNKRVKEEIEAAGLSIPFPQRSVHVVANVANIEVADSGA